A region of the Fischerella sp. PCC 9605 genome:
CATACCACCAGTCTTCGCCCCACTGTCCAGGAGAAACCCAAGCGTCGGGGGTGAGTACCAAGGCAGAAATAATGCCAAAATTGGCGGGGTTGAAGAAATGCTTATCGCCGACTTTGAAGACAAATTTACTGGCGATCGCCACTACCGCAGCTAAAGCTATTGTTGTCCAATGGTCAGCCCGTAACAGTAGGCAGAGTCCTAAAGCTGTAATTAAAGGACTGCGGATATTTGTTGTTTGTTGGTTGTTGTTTGTTGGTTGTTGGTTGTTGTTTGTTTCAATTAACCACCAACCACCAACTAATGACCAACGATCAATAACTAATGACAATATCCATTGGGTTGACAGACAAGTGGCAATGATGACTGCAATCCATTCTGGTCTCAGTGTCCAGTCTCTTGTACCAATTCCCAAAACTAGGAACAAACAAAGAAAAAGAATTTGAGCATCACGTATATCTTTAAACAGCATTACCCGTTAATACAGGGATTACCCTTAGATTGGTTCTAATCTAAACGGATAGAGGCTAGGGTAGTGACGCTGTTACAAAATTTGTTACAAGTTTACTTTTTCTTGGTTTTCCTCTTTGTCCTTCTACCTATTACCTTATAGGCGTCTACCTTGTAGGAGGCCAGCATGCATCTATAGCGGTTAGTGAAAAAGAGGTATAATTACAGGCTGACATCAGTGTTTTTAATAAAAATTTTACATTGTTAAGGGTAGTTTTACGGTAACTTTACTATTTTTGTATTATCTTACATAGAAGATAACAAGCTTTTAATGATTGCATTTATATATGTTTCATAATTTACACAAGCTTTATCAATAACTTTAGTATTTAAACCTAAACCTCATAAAAGTCTGCGGGCAGTAAGTAAGAATATATTTAAATTTATACATATCTTTTACGAGTATTTAGGTAAGATGAAGCTTTAAATCTATCAACGATAATGACTGAATAAATGAGGATTCAAGATTAAGGATTGCTATTTTATAAGCAAATCCCTGTAAAGGAAGTAGAGCCTCCAAAACCTCGTTACTAGGTTGAACCTAGTAACGAGAATTAAGAGCCAGAGGCTCTCTCATTCGTAGGGCATAGATGCCCAGATGTTGGCTTCTCGGAAAGTAGCCTTCTCGCAGGGTAGGGTGCAAGATATCAATTAAGCAACTTTGTTCTCAAAACCCACCTTTATGAGTGGATAAAGTGTAAATTGCGAATTAATCTGAGAATTGATAAATAACTCAGAAATCTTTAACTATTTCTCACAGCTTTTCTTTCTACGATCGCTGCCGGACTATATTACTGATACGTCAAAATTTGTACTTAAATTAACTAAAACCTTCTTGGTTTAATCCGAAAGGTTACTATACAGAGGTGTAGATATTATAAGAGTTTAAACTGTGCTTTTCAGTTCATATAAATATGCTAATAAGCTTATAAAATTTGCCAATTAAAAAATTTAATTTTTGTCCAATATTTGATTTTTTTCTGAAAATGCGTAACTAACCACTGTAGAAAAACTAGACAAATATCCACAAATAAATTAAACACTATGCAAGTATATACATCGAATGAGATTGAGCAGTTTCAACAAGACCTTCCCTATTTAATTGAGATAATGCAATGGGTTAAAACTTTTTTGGCAAAACCTCACCCAAATCTAGGTAGACCTGGCCCTGTTTGCCCTTTTGTGCCTCAAGCGCTTAAATCTGATAACATTCACTTTAAAGTTATTCGTACAAAAGACTTAGAACCGCAACAAATTGAAGAAATTGTTATCCAACACCGACAGATTTTTCTAAAAACGGAACCGCGTGACAGACAAACTAATCTTCTCAAGACATTTTTACTTATATTTCCTGATATTACTCTCGACGATACTTCCAAATTTATCGATGGTGTCCAAAAAAAACTTAAGCCTTCTTTTGTAGAATTAGGACTGATGCTAGGAGAGTTTCATAAGCGTACTGAAAGTTCTGGATTGCACAACCCTAATTTCCGTCCTCTTCGCAGTCCTATTCCACTACTGGCTATCCGCTTTATGGTCGAAAGTGATTTACCTTTTCTTATAGACACAGAAAATCCACACTTGTGTATTCAATTTCTTGAAGCTTATTTAAAGTATTTTGAGCATCATATTAAAGATGAAACAAGATTAAAAAAAGTGTATCAAGAACTCGCATTGGCACGAGAAAAAATTACTAAAAAAAGTGTTACTTTAGTCTAGGTTTGTGCATCACACCTAACATTGGTTTGGCAAGCAAAATGACAAAATAAAATGAGCTTAGTTATGAATCATTATAGTAATTTCAAATGTAACTAATGCTTGAAGAGCAGGATTGAAATTACTATTATTCTTCTTGTAATATTTGGTAACTCTATTTTTGTAGTAATGAATTTTATTCATATTAATAAACATGATGACATATAGTAGTAAATTATACCAAAAACGTATTTCTTCGAGAAATACCCAACAAGAAGATTGCAACTACACTTATACTTATACTGAGCATCTGTGCATACACAAGATTTTTGAAAAGCAAGTTGAACGCACACCCGATGCAGTGGTGGTAGTATTTGAAGATGAACAACTTACCTACAGGCAGTTAAACCAAGAGGCGAACCAACTGGCACACTACTTACAGAGTTTGGGAGTAGGGCCAGAAGTACTGGTGGGTATTTGTGTTGAACGTTCCCTAGAGATGGTGGTGGGATTGCTGGGCATTCTCAAAGCCGGTGGTGCGTATGTACCGTTAGACCCGTCCTATCCTGGCGAACGTTTAGCCTTTATCTTAGAAGATACCCAAACACCAGTGATGCTGACAACAGCAGACTTGGTTAAAAGTCTACCAACACATCAGGCACAAGTAGTTTGCCTAGACTCAGATTGGGTTAATATCGCCCGCAACAGCCAAGCCAATCCAATNAGTGACGCAACGATTGACAACCTCATCTACGTGATCTACACCTCTGGTTCGACAGGCAAACCCAAAGGTGTCATGATTCCCCANCGCGGTATCTGCAATCAACTTTATTGGCGGCAAACAACATTTGCATTAACTGCAAGCGATAAAGTTTTACAAACGATTTCTTTTAGNTTNGACCCNTCNGTTTGGCAGATATTCTGGCCGTTGTGCTTTGGCGCACAGTTGGTGATGGCGCGTCCNGGNGGACAGCGAGACATGAGTTACCTGGTTGAGGCGATCGCCAATGAGAAAATTACTGTTGCAGCTTTTGTACCGTCGCAGTTGCGTGCTTTACTCGAACAAGAGGGAATTGAGAATTGTCGAAGCCTGCGGCACATCACTAGTGGTGGTGAAGCGTTACCGATTGAACTGGTTGAACGCTTCTTTGAGCGTTTAAATTTGGATAATGTACTGGTCAATTGTTACGGCCCGACTGAAGCTTCTATTGATTCTACTATCTGGGTTTGCCAGCGCGGCACAAATTACACTCATGCTCCGATTGGTCGCCCAATTAGTAATGCTGAGATTTATATTTTGGATGAAAATTTACAGCCAGTTGCAGATGGTGACTGTGGAGAGTTATACATCGGTGGCGTGGGTCTGGCGCGAGGCTATTTTAACCGTCCGGATTTGACTAAGGAGCGATTTATCCCCCATCCGTTTTCCTCTGAACCAGGTGCACGGTTGTATAAAACCGGAGATGTAGGACGGTATTTACCAGATAGCAATATTGAGTTACTTGGTCGCGTTGACGAGCAAGTCAAAATACGTGGTTTCCGCATTGAGTTGGGAGAAATTGAAGCCGTACTGTGCCAACATCCTGCTGTTCAAGAAACTGTGGTGAATCTCGTTGTGAGGAGCAACGCGAACACACGTGAGGATGTTCCCGGTGACAAAGATTTAGTTGCCTATGTCGTCCTCAAGCCCAGCCAAGTCGCTACAACGGAGCAACTGCGGCTTTTCCTGCGCGAAAAGCTGCCCAATTACATGATTCCCTCAGCCTTTGTAATGCTGGATACCCTACCTCTAAATCCTAACGGGAAAGTAGACCGTCGAGCATTGCCCGCACCAGAGCAAGTCAGACAAGAGGCTACAAAAACCTTTGTTGCTGCCCGCAATCAAATAGAATACCAGTTAACGCAGATTTGGGAAGAAGTATTGGGCATCCAACCGATTGGTATTAAAGATAACTTCTTTGATTTAGGCGGACATTCCTTCCTGGCTTTAAACTTATTTGCAAGAATCGAAGCGCAATTTGGTAAAAAACTTCCCTTAGCGATTCTATTTCAATCTGGTAGTGTCGAAGCTCTTGCCGATATCCTTCAATCACAAGAGCAATCAGCAACTCACACTTCAGAAGATTGGTCATCCCTAGTTGCGATCAAGCCCAATGGCTCAAAGCCACCATTTTTCTGTATCCACCCTTTGGGTGGAGAAACCCTGTGCTACCGCGATTTAGCGATGCATCTGGAGTCTGACCAGCCAGTATATGCGCTACAACCACAAGGACTTGATGGCAAGCGATCGCCCTTGACACGGATTGAAGACATGGCATCGCACTATATTCAAGAAATCCGAACGATTCAACCCAATGGCCCTTATTTCCTAGGCGGCTACTCGTTTGGGGGAATAGTTGCTTTCGAGATGGCACAGCAACTCTATAAGCTAGGCGAGAGAGTAGGAATGTTAGCGATATTTGATACTTGTCTTCCGGGTGCAAGTATGCGCTTACCATTCTTGAAACGGATTCCCTTGCATGTGAGCAATATTTTGCGAGGAGGCCCTGCTTTTCTTTGGCAAAGTCTTCAGATGTGGACTCAGCAAATCAAGTATGATATCAAACACAAAGTCTACTACGAATTGTATGGTGAAAATCCTATATTTTCTGCATTCCAACATGTAAAAATCATGGATGCTAACATCCAGGCAGTTACAGAATATGTCTTGCAAGTTTACCCAGGTAATATGATTCTCTTGCGGACTGAAGACAAGAACCGTCAAAAAGCTGTCGGTGTAAAATATGACCTGCAATTTGGTTGGGGTAATTTAGTCGCAGGTCAACTAGATGTTGATTTTGTTCCTGGCTCGCATACTACTATGTTAGAAGAACCTCATGTACGAGTGCTGGCAGAGAAATTACAGACTTGTTTAGACCACGCTTTGGCTGAAATAATTGAACCTAAAATCCTTTCGGTGGAGTATAAATAGACTTCTTTTAGTGCTAAAGGCTGAAATGACGCAAAATCGTTAAAGGCTCTGCGATCGCTGATGGCGACTACTTGGCACCTGGTGACAGCAACCCTAACATTAGATGCTAACCAAATTAGGGCTTGCTAATTTGTCTCAAACCCATATCTGACGGTCTGGTGTCGCCTATTCTCAAATATTCTGCGTGCTGCCACTAGTAGCCCGAGAAGAAGCCAGAATGTGTAACTAACGGCTGTAGTGTTATAGGCATTGTCCATCAAAGAAGCAATACCAAAGGCAATGAAAGCTACGGTAAACGCTTGTCCGATCAATCGCGTGCGACCACCACAGCGTGAGAGTTCGAGAGCCTGTTTAATCGCAACGAGCACGATGGTCAACAGCAGGGTACCAGCAATGAGCCCAGCCTCCGCAGCTATGTGCAGAAACAGGTTGTGGGCATGCCAGAAGTTAACAGCATAAGTGCGAAAGTTACCCAATCCCACGCCAAACAATGGCTTTTGTAAAATCATCTCGATCGCTATAGACCATGCAGAAAACCGTGCATACCCAGTCGCCAGGCGACCAATCGACAAAGGGTTGAGCAGGGTGGCAGCCACTAGGATCGCGAAGAAGATAAAAACAAAAGGCTTTTTTCGTGTTAGCGTCACACCTAGTGCTAGTAGAAGCGCAATGATGCTGCTGCGGCTAAATGTCAGTAACAGCGCAACTGAGGCAAGAGCCACTAACAAACCGATCATCCAAGTGGGCGCATGCGGGTGTTTAATCAAGGAAGCGACAATGGGAATAAGTAGGATCAGGTAAGTGGCAAGTACATTCGGGTTATTGAAGTACCCCACAACCCGTACGATGGCACCCTTGGGAATTTCCAAAGACTCGGTTACTGTCCATGCACCCCGCCAAATCAGAAAATAGTGGGTATTATCGTACTCAATGAACTGCTTGATTGAGTGTAAAGCGATAACTGAAACCGCCACGAGAAAAACGAACACGACGGCATTGAATTTCTCCTCACCATCAACTCGTAAGATCACGAACAAGAATGCAAGAACTTCCTCCACTTGCAACCGGAAGCTGGAGAAGCTGATTGCTGAGCCATTGAATAAAGAGACGCCATACCAAGCTAAAAGAAGAGTTATCAAGACCAGGAGGATTTTTGACCCTCTGATTGCGCTGTTCCAGTTGGGTTGTTGCTTTTTGACTACGTGCAGTAATATTAAACATATAAACCCGAGCAAGAGGATTAGCCGTGTCGTCGTCATATATTTCAAGACTACGAAGTACGGCAGGAAATTGATTGAGACTTGAAGAATCAGGAGACTAAGGCAAGCCAAGCCTAATCCGTCTAAAGCCTTCTCAAGCATGAACTGCTTTACTATGTTTCTGTTTTCCATCTCACCGTTTGCATAATCGACATCGACTATTCCGAATTACCCACTAGCTTGTTGTAGATGTCTGGCAGTAGCGGTTGTGTTGTAAAAACATGCGTGAGGTTATAAAAACCCTGTTAGTGGGTTAAGTTTTATGCAGCAACTCCAAAAATTTGAGCAGCAAATTTTACTTGAGCAGTGATTTCTCCTTTCTCAAGTCCCTTAATTTGTCCCTTGCGATTGATATTTATTAGGTTGTGTTGCAAAAAAAATATTCAGTTGCAATAACTTGAATTTATTGACCAATAAAATGAAATATCCCCCAAAAATGGGGAGATCGTAGAAGCGTTTGAGTCTTCTATTATTTCTACCTACTAGCATCCTACCTAGATCATCTGTGATTGTAATCGGTAGCGATTAAAAGCGATGATGTATTTCCCAACCTGCTGAAAACCTGTTGTTTAACTAGCTTTAACCTTTTGCTAGAGTGAATGCTTACATTATGTTGTTGACAACATCCATAACGTAGAGCTAGAGGGAGTTTAACAAGGCAGCAGGAGCGATCGGCAGAGGGCAGCTATGTATCCCCATAAATTTACAGGATTTAACATAGTTAGAGATGAATAGGTGTTATTCATCTGAATGCCATCTTGAAAATAGGGGAAAGGTTAAAGGGGAAAGGAAAGATTTATTTTCATCCGTTTGGTGTGTGATGACATCGTATGGGCGTCTGAATTTTCTCAAAATGCTCTTGAGATCATCGAAATCGACTTGCAAAACAAACCCGCTAACTTTCTAGAAATTTCTCCCTATGGCAAGGTGCGTGTCCTCAAGCATGGCGATCGCCGGGTGTGGGAATCTACCATTATTAATGACTATCTCGATGAAATATTTCCCGAACCACATCTGAGAGAGAGCAAATTGAACGATGACTAAACCAGAAATTCCCCAAAACTCCAATGATATGCCGCCATCGATGGTAATACTGCAATTGATTACCAGCTACCGAATTTCGCAGTCGATTTATGTAGTAGCCAAGCTTGGTATTGCTGACCTGCTCAAAGATAGTCCAAAGAGCACTCAGGAACTAGCACTTGCTACTGGTACTCATGCACCATCGCTCTACCGAGTGTTACGCGCCCTTGCTAGTGTTGGCATGTTTGCTGAAGACTCTCAAGGACGCTTTGGTTTAACACCCCTGGCAGTATGTTTGCAAAGTGACATTGATGACTCAATGCGTGCTAGTGCGATCGTCAGAGGTGAAGACTTTTACCGCAAACCTTGGGGTCATCTGCTGCACAGCGTCAAAACGGGTGAAACGGCTTTTCGGCATGTATATAATTTGGAATTCTTTGATTACTTGGCTCAAAATCCTGATGCTGCTGAAATGTTTGACGGCGCAATGACCAATTATTCCACAACAGTAGTAGATGCGGTCATAGCTGCTTATGATTTCTCATCAATTGGTAAGTTAGTTGACGTTGGTGGCGGACAAGGTAGCCTGCTTGCTGGTATTCTCAAGGCTTATCCGACAATGCAAGGCGTTCTTTTTGAACAAGCATCCGCGATCGAACATGCTAAGCCTCTGCTTGAAGCACAAGGAGTGATTGAACGCTGCCAACTTGTCGCTGGCAATTTTTTTGCCTCGCTGCCCACCACAGGTGATGCTTACATCATGAAAAATATTATCCACGATTGGGATGACGAGCGTGCTGTAGCCATCCTCAAAAATTGCTATCGCGCCATGCCGGAAAACGGAAAACTACTGCTGGTTGAAGGAGTAATTTTTCCAGGAAACGAGCCTTCCTTCAGCAAATTGCTTGATTTAGAAATGCTGGTGCTGACAGGAGGGCGCGAACGAACACAAGCCCAGCATCGAGACTTGTTACAAAGTGCAGGCTTTCACTTGACAAAGATTGTTCCCACAGCTTCCTGGCAGAGCATAATTGAAGCCGTGCCGGTTTAGCTGTAATTGAATCTGCTTGTTGCGAAATGAGGTAGTCCTAAACAGATAATGATGAATTATTAAAGTAGAAAAAGAGGATATTCTAAAATCGACATATTGTGATAAAATTTTACACTTTCGTATTTCTACCAATTTCGCCATCTGCTTTTTGTCGCAAGTTCACTACCATACTCTATTTTTTGATTTTGCAACAAGCTTTCATATTCTTTGCTACTTGCCCAAAGGTCTATTTCTCGTGCCCGCAATACTGGTACTGGATGGGTTAATTGTGCAGTTCGGGCAGCTTTGACCATCTCGCCGAGTTCGGTTTTGCTGATATCATCGTAGGCGCGAGCCTGGGCAATAAAAGCATCGAGGTTGAGTTGTGGTGCTAAGGTGGGTGAACCACCAGTCAGTTTCATCAACACAGACATGACAGCTTTCGGGTTTTGGGTTGCCAACAATGCAGCGCGATCGCACGTAAATTCTGCACAGCGTACCCATTCCAGAAGCTGTGCCTGGATTGCTTGGGCAAGAAATGCGCCGATGTTGGGCAAAGTTGCCGCTGCTAATATCAAAATATTTACCGGGGTCAAGTAAACACTGTGGTCACACTTGAGGTGTCCGAGTTCATGGGCAATGACTGCCTGAGTTTCCTCGGGTGTGAGCATATCAATCAAGGAAGTATGCACCACAATAAAAGGTTGTTTTCCCCGCATGGCAAAAGTGTAGGCATTTGGAGCCGGATGCTGTCTCACATACAATTGAGGCGGCTCCATATCCAGGACTTGACAAGCTTCTAGTAATAGCTTGTGTAAATGGGGCAATTGCTTTTCACCCACCAAAATGCTAGATGCAATGTTTTCCACGTAAAAAACTTGCTCCGCTACTGGCCCTAAAAGATTCCGCACCATCATATCTATACCCGGAATCTGCTTGAGCGCTCTAGTCGCCTCTAGGTCTAGCGGGTGACGAAACGAGTCTGCTTTCAGACCAATCAGCTGAGTCTTGGGGGGAAACATGGCAAAGCAAGTTGGAAACAACGGTGTTTTTGATAGGACTAATCATTAAATTAGCCTACACAGCTAGTATAGCTAGAACAAATGGTAGTTAGTGGTTAGTGGTTAGTGGTTAGTGGATAGTGGTTGTTGGTTGGTGGTGAGCCAGCGCGCACTTATAGGGGGTCTCCCCCATGTAGACGCGCAGCGGCTTCTCGTAGAGTAGGGTTGGTTGTTGGTAGCGTAACAAGTCACGCATTCACGCATTCAAAAGTCAAAAAGATTCTTTAGTTTTGAATTTTGAATTTTGAATTATTTTCTCCCCCCACTCTCCCCATCTCCCCATCTCCCCATCTCCCCACTAACTACTAGCCACTAACCACTAACTATTCTTAAGAGGAAATCGATGCTTCCGGATTTATGGTTGTGGGGGCAACTTCTGGATCTGCCCCAGCAGCAGGCAAGCGTTGAATTTTCGCTCCTAACTCCAGTAATTTCAGATCGAGGCGATCGTAGCCGCGATCTAGGTAGCGCAGTCCCTGAATTGTTGTTTTGCCATTTGCTGCCAAACCTGCTACCACCAAAGCTGCTGCTGCACGCAAGTCAGTGCCGATTACAGGTGCGCCAGATAACAAAGGTACTCCCCGTACAAAAGCAGTGTTGCCTTTGACGCGAATGTCTGCTCCCAGACGATTCAATTCTGAGGCATGGCGCAAACGGTTTTCAAACACAGTTTCGTTGATCAAGCTATCACCTTCTGCGATCGCCAGCAAAGCCATGAATGGCGCTTGCATGTCGGTGGGAAAGCCGGGATGGGGCATGGTTTCAATGTCTGCCGCTACCAGTCTTTCGGCTGGGAGGAGGCGCAAGCTGTCAGGTGCTTCTTCAACAATGGGAACGCCAATTTCCCGCAGTTTGGCAATGACTGGCACGAGATGTTCTGGAACTACTGGCGAGAGGAGTATATCTGAGCGGGTAATTGCTCCCGCTACTAGAAAAGTCCCTGCCTCGATGCGGTCGGGAATAATGGTATAGTCGATAGAGTGTAACTTGGGGACGCCATCGATTGTAATCGTACTCGTACCCGCACCTTGAATTTTCGCTCCCATTGCGATACAGAAATTCGCCAAATCGACTACTTCTGGTTCGCGAGCAGCGTTCTCGATAATTGTTTCGCCTTCTGCCAGTGTAGCTGCCATCATCAATGTTTCTGTGGCTCCCACACTGGGAATATCTAGGTAAATTTTTGCACCCTTGAGTCGGCGGTTTTTGCCAGGAACGTAGGCATTACAAATGCCATGCTCAATCTGCACCTCGGCTCCCATTGCTTGCAATCCCCGGACGTGGAGATCTACAGGTCTTGCCCCAATCGCACAACCACCGGGTAATGGCATTTGTGCCACTCCTAGCCGTGCCAAAATCGGCCCGATCGCAAAAAAGCTTGCCCGTAACTGAGTAACCAGTTCGTAAGGAGCTTTAGATGAAGTAATATTACTAGCATTAATGTCTAAAATATCACCGTTGCGCTGCACGCTAACACCCAACGCCGACAATACTTGACCCATCCGATCTACGTCTACCAGCAACGGTACGTTACGGATGTGACAGTCGCCCGAACAGAGCAAAGTTCCAGCCATAATTACTAGTGCTGAATTTTTTGCCCCGCTAATTCTCACATGGCCATGCAAAGGATGCCCACCCCAGATTTGCAAGACTGAGGAGTCTGCAACAGGCGATAATTTGGCATCTGGTAAGCCGCTAGAAGGATTAATAAGCCTACCCTCCAAAAACTGTAAATTTTACAAATTTTAAGTTGGTTTTGATTCTACAGGAAAGATTTAATTTGTCTATATTATTTGGATCACATTTGTTAAGTGGAAGTGGGGAAGTGGGGAGATGGGGAGAGTGGGAGAGGGGGAGACGACAAACCACTAACCCTCCGGGTACTCTATGAGAAGCCGCCCTGCGGGCGTCTACATGGGGGGAACCCCCTATAAGTGCGCGCTGGCTCACCACTAACCACTAACCACCAACAACAAATGATTTAGTTGACGCTTATGAAAAATTAAGTAATAATAGGAAACGGTCATTAAGCCAAAACGCAAGCGGAACTGGCGGAATTGGCAGACGCGCTAGATTCAGGTTCTAGTGCCGCAAGGCTTCCGGGTTCAAGTCCCGGGTTCCGCATAAAAAGGTAAAAGGCAAAAGGTAAAAGGCAAAAGAAAGAATCTTTTACTTTTTACTTTTTACTTTTTACTTTTTACTTTTATCATGTTGACCAGTCTACAGAATCCTCTAATTAAACAAATTAGAAAACTTCACTCCACAAAAGAACGGCACAAGCAGCAGTTATTTTTACTGGAAGGGACGCACTTGTTAGAGGAAGCTTGTGCTGTGAATTACCCATTGGTGACAGTGTGTTGCACCCAACAATGGCAAACAACCCACTCTAGGCTATGGCAGGAAGTTTGTCAAAAGAGCGATCGCGCCGAAGTTGTCAGTGAGGAAGTAATGGCAGCGATCGCAACCACAGTCCAACCAGATGGAGTAGTAGCAACAGCGAAAAAAAATGTTTCTCAAACACAGCCACCATTTACTGGTTTAGTGCTGGCTTTGGAAACGATACAAGATCCAGGTAATTTAGGTACGATAATTCGCACCGCCGCCGCCGCTGGGGCAAATGGGTTGTGGCTAAGTGAAGATAGTGTAGATTTAGACAATCCCAAGGTATTACGTGCCACCGCTGGGCAGTGGTTTCGCTTACCAATGGCAGTGAGTTTAGATTTAAAAGCAACAGTACAGGAAGCCAAACAGGCACGAATGCAAATTATCGCAACCTTGCCGAGTGCAACTTTAACTTACTGGGAAGTAGACTGGTGCCAACCAAGTTTGATTTTGTTGGGGAATGAAGGCGCTGGTTTATCAGCAGAATTAGCCGCGATGGCAGATAAAAGCGTGAAAATTCCTCTCAGTTCTGGGGTAGAGTCCTTAAATGTGGCGATCGCAGCCGCCTTAATGTTATATGAAGCGCAGCGCCAGAAAAGAGAGTAGGAGATGGGGAGATGGGGAGATGGGGAGAGTGGGGGAGGGGGAGACGACTAACCACCAACCACTAACCACTAACCACTAACCACTAAAACTACTAACAAATGACTAATGACTAATGACTAATGACTATTGAGCTTTTCCCTTTTCTTGCAAATATTGCTCGATATCAGCAACTGCGTCTTCCCACGCAGCTAAATCAATGGTTGAGGAATTTTCTACTACTTGGCGATCGCTATTATTATCATCATGCAATTGTGACGTATCTTGTTCTTGAGCAGAACCATCTTGCAAAATTTGTTGCAGTTCATCTAAGGATTTTTGAAACTCTTGATCAGCGGCGTGACGCTGTTCGTGCTGACTTTGCTCCATGTTTTCAATTCCCGATCTGTATTAACATTACATACTAAAAGGCTTAACGGCAAAATCAGCCAAAGTGACAGTAAAACTTTGTTGCTCTCCTGTAGCAACAAAAGTGATTATAACTTCGCAAGCTACCGCAACTGTTAGCATAACCAAATTGCGTGCTAAGGGATAGTCGCAGACATCATCGTTTGCAGGTGAAGGTACGCGATAGATTGGGTTCCAGATGATTTCTGCATAATCTGAAGCCAAACCCACGTGCAAGCAAGGTATCTGAGAATTTGCACAGTAATCAAACACAGCTTGTCGGCTGCTGCTGTTGTCAAAAGTGTCAATCACTAAGGCGCTACCTGTCAATAACAGATCTGCATTGCCTGGTGTTAATTCTTTCGGACGCCCATCAACTGCGATCCCTAAAGCGCGATAAAGAGTATTGGTGAGAATTTTGGCTTTGTATGCACCAACGTCGGAACGATAGTAAGGTTGTGTAG
Encoded here:
- a CDS encoding RnfABCDGE type electron transport complex subunit D translates to MLFKDIRDAQILFLCLFLVLGIGTRDWTLRPEWIAVIIATCLSTQWILSLVIDRWSLVGGWWLIETNNNQQPTNNNQQTTNIRSPLITALGLCLLLRADHWTTIALAAVVAIASKFVFKVGDKHFFNPANFGIISALVLTPDAWVSPGQWGEDWWYGLLFAGTGGLILKRVGRWDTTAAFLGVYATLEAIRNFWLGWTWDVYWHRLMSGSLLLFALFMVTDPRSIPNARMGRVVWAACIAILTFILRNYFYLSTAVFWALFALAPLTVLFDTLWQAPRFGWGSGRVEE
- a CDS encoding glutathione S-transferase family protein, with translation MCDDIVWASEFSQNALEIIEIDLQNKPANFLEISPYGKVRVLKHGDRRVWESTIINDYLDEIFPEPHLRESKLNDD
- a CDS encoding methyltransferase, with amino-acid sequence MTKPEIPQNSNDMPPSMVILQLITSYRISQSIYVVAKLGIADLLKDSPKSTQELALATGTHAPSLYRVLRALASVGMFAEDSQGRFGLTPLAVCLQSDIDDSMRASAIVRGEDFYRKPWGHLLHSVKTGETAFRHVYNLEFFDYLAQNPDAAEMFDGAMTNYSTTVVDAVIAAYDFSSIGKLVDVGGGQGSLLAGILKAYPTMQGVLFEQASAIEHAKPLLEAQGVIERCQLVAGNFFASLPTTGDAYIMKNIIHDWDDERAVAILKNCYRAMPENGKLLLVEGVIFPGNEPSFSKLLDLEMLVLTGGRERTQAQHRDLLQSAGFHLTKIVPTASWQSIIEAVPV
- a CDS encoding DUF6875 domain-containing protein, encoding MQVYTSNEIEQFQQDLPYLIEIMQWVKTFLAKPHPNLGRPGPVCPFVPQALKSDNIHFKVIRTKDLEPQQIEEIVIQHRQIFLKTEPRDRQTNLLKTFLLIFPDITLDDTSKFIDGVQKKLKPSFVELGLMLGEFHKRTESSGLHNPNFRPLRSPIPLLAIRFMVESDLPFLIDTENPHLCIQFLEAYLKYFEHHIKDETRLKKVYQELALAREKITKKSVTLV
- a CDS encoding O-antigen ligase family protein: MENRNIVKQFMLEKALDGLGLACLSLLILQVSINFLPYFVVLKYMTTTRLILLLGFICLILLHVVKKQQPNWNSAIRGSKILLVLITLLLAWYGVSLFNGSAISFSSFRLQVEEVLAFLFVILRVDGEEKFNAVVFVFLVAVSVIALHSIKQFIEYDNTHYFLIWRGAWTVTESLEIPKGAIVRVVGYFNNPNVLATYLILLIPIVASLIKHPHAPTWMIGLLVALASVALLLTFSRSSIIALLLALGVTLTRKKPFVFIFFAILVAATLLNPLSIGRLATGYARFSAWSIAIEMILQKPLFGVGLGNFRTYAVNFWHAHNLFLHIAAEAGLIAGTLLLTIVLVAIKQALELSRCGGRTRLIGQAFTVAFIAFGIASLMDNAYNTTAVSYTFWLLLGLLVAARRIFENRRHQTVRYGFETN
- a CDS encoding non-ribosomal peptide synthetase, with product MTYSSKLYQKRISSRNTQQEDCNYTYTYTEHLCIHKIFEKQVERTPDAVVVVFEDEQLTYRQLNQEANQLAHYLQSLGVGPEVLVGICVERSLEMVVGLLGILKAGGAYVPLDPSYPGERLAFILEDTQTPVMLTTADLVKSLPTHQAQVVCLDSDWVNIARNSQANPXSDATIDNLIYVIYTSGSTGKPKGVMIPXRGICNQLYWRQTTFALTASDKVLQTISFXXDPSVWQIFWPLCFGAQLVMARPGGQRDMSYLVEAIANEKITVAAFVPSQLRALLEQEGIENCRSLRHITSGGEALPIELVERFFERLNLDNVLVNCYGPTEASIDSTIWVCQRGTNYTHAPIGRPISNAEIYILDENLQPVADGDCGELYIGGVGLARGYFNRPDLTKERFIPHPFSSEPGARLYKTGDVGRYLPDSNIELLGRVDEQVKIRGFRIELGEIEAVLCQHPAVQETVVNLVVRSNANTREDVPGDKDLVAYVVLKPSQVATTEQLRLFLREKLPNYMIPSAFVMLDTLPLNPNGKVDRRALPAPEQVRQEATKTFVAARNQIEYQLTQIWEEVLGIQPIGIKDNFFDLGGHSFLALNLFARIEAQFGKKLPLAILFQSGSVEALADILQSQEQSATHTSEDWSSLVAIKPNGSKPPFFCIHPLGGETLCYRDLAMHLESDQPVYALQPQGLDGKRSPLTRIEDMASHYIQEIRTIQPNGPYFLGGYSFGGIVAFEMAQQLYKLGERVGMLAIFDTCLPGASMRLPFLKRIPLHVSNILRGGPAFLWQSLQMWTQQIKYDIKHKVYYELYGENPIFSAFQHVKIMDANIQAVTEYVLQVYPGNMILLRTEDKNRQKAVGVKYDLQFGWGNLVAGQLDVDFVPGSHTTMLEEPHVRVLAEKLQTCLDHALAEIIEPKILSVEYK